In one Fusarium keratoplasticum isolate Fu6.1 chromosome 5, whole genome shotgun sequence genomic region, the following are encoded:
- a CDS encoding NmrA domain-containing protein — translation MSSPQLITVYGATGAQGGSVVQSLLQNKAQAFKIRGITRNPDSDKAKALKEQGVEVVKADGLVKEEVVEAFKDSWGVFVNTNSDDPAVNQPGGPSETDLGKSLVDAAAEAGIRHFVYSGMASASEITGGAVPNKAFEEKHAIGEYAKSKGVFETVNIVSPGWYMENHLVEEVAPVLGGFPFVPDEEGYLTLHIPRWGGNDEIPFISIGDDYGDLVHGIFLDPSKHNGRLTQGISSSSKPEQLVSGFEKLTGKKARFVPIEDWKTMETYGVEAFETVKYMFGFCQHSGGLYYGVPNDVDTTGELKARAAEAKGESGDNAKLMTLERFLGKYFAL, via the exons ATGTCTTCTCCTCAACTCATCACTGTCTATGGTGCTACTGGCGCCCAAGGCGGCAGCGTTGTCCAGTCCCTTCTTCAGAACAAAGCCCAAGCTTTCAAGATCCGTGGCATCACTCGGAACCCAGACTctgacaaggccaaggccctgaAGGAGCAGGGTGTCGAGGTCGTCAAGGCTGATGGTCTTGTCAAAGAGGAAGTggtcgaggccttcaaggaCAGCTGGGGAGTCTTTGTCAACACGAACTCGGATGATCCT GCTGTGAACCAACCTGGCGGTCCAAGCGAGACAGACTTGGGCAAGAGCCTCGTGGATGCCGCCGCAGAGGCCGGAATTCGTCACTTTGTGTATAGTGGCATGGCTTCCGCGTCCGAGATTACCGGAGGAGCTGTCCCCAACAAGGCCTTCGAGG AGAAGCATGCCATTGGGGAATACGCCAAGAGCAAGGGTGTCTTCGAGACTGTCAACATCGTCAGCCCCGGCTGGTACATGGAGAACCATCTCGTCGAGGAAGTTGCCCCTGTCCTAGGAGGATTCCCTTTTGTTCCTGATGAAGAGGGATACTTGACTCTGCACATCCCTCGCTGGGGTGGCAATGACGAGATCCCCTTCATCTCGATTGGAGACGACTACGGCGATCTTGTCCACGGTATCTTCCTCGATCCCAGCAAGCACAACGGACGCCTCACCCAAGGCATCAGCTCTAGCTCGAAGCCTGAACAGCTCGTGTCTGGCTTTGAGAAGC TGACTGGCAAGAAGGCCCGGTTCGTACCCATTGAGGACTGGAAGACGATGGAGACGTACGGAGTCGAGGCTTTCGAAACGGTCAAGTACATGTTCGGCTTTTGCCAGCACTCGGGCGGCTTGTACTATGGCGTTCCCAACGACGTGGACACCACGGGTGAGCTGAAAGCGAgggcggccgaggccaagggaGAGTCCGGTGACAATGCGAAGCTGATGACGCTGGAGAGGTTCCTTGGAAAGTACTTCGCTTTGTA